From a single Miscanthus floridulus cultivar M001 chromosome 8, ASM1932011v1, whole genome shotgun sequence genomic region:
- the LOC136478180 gene encoding kinesin-like protein KIN-7D, chloroplastic, producing the protein MATRPASRQRRAGHSSAAAGPKGPHQQQLPQSGSPTSTTTTTTSSSRLTPELSLDGPVSPLFAGLDEDPTPKENVTVTVRFRPLSPREIRQGEEVAWYADGDTVVRSEQNPSVAYAYDRVFAPTTTTRHVYDVAAQHVVSGAMEGVNGTIFAYGVTSSGKTHTMHGDQRSPGIIPLAVKDAFSIIQETPNREFLFRVSYLEIYNEVVNDLLNPAGQNLRIRGDPQGTFVEGIKEEVVLSPAHALSLIAAGEEHRHVGSTNFNVLSSRSHTIFTLTIESSPCGESNEGEAVTFSQLNLIDLAGSESSRAETAGVRRKEGSYINKSLLTLGTVISKLTDGKATHIPFRDSKLTRLLQSSLSGQGRVSLICTVTPASSNSEETHNTLKFAHRAKRIEIQASQNKIIDEKSLIKKYQTEIRRLKEELEQLKMGIITGTPSKDTEEDNIILWKQKLEDGNVKLQSQLEQEEEAKAALLARIQRLTKLILVSTKATPTSRFSPHPGPRRRHSFGEEELAYLPYRRRDIMMDNESNELLLPVEGFGVSLEDSSKEEKKNRKGLLNWFKLRKRDGASILTSSEGDKSSLTKSTAPSTPIGESVNFPAEPRISNSLAGENVSADLFSIGHGEFPSGSIHGEETPLASGKTMDHVDLLREQLKILSGEVAFNTSALKRLTEEAGRSPKNKKIQMEMKKKTDEIKGKQQQIASLEREIAHATLGTQGKVDMLELSPSYHELLEQLNEKSFELEVKAADNRVIQDQLNEKIGECMELQAEVTHLKEQLSQALEAKDLLSNSMIHNSRVNHEVEHHADQDVPREISSEPQQKQQQSVEINELKQKVSELIEIKAQLEDRNQKLLEESTYAKGLASAAGVELKALSEEVTKLMNQNEKLATELSSLRSPTPAPRRVSNGPRGARRESMSRRHEPASRRDTNASHEREKALETMLMEKEQKEVELQRKVEESKQKEAFLESELANMWVLVAKLKKPQGYGHEDPEAKHDGS; encoded by the exons ATGGCGACGCGGCCGGCGTCGCGGCAGCGGAGGGCGGGGCActcatcggcggcggcgggacCGAAGGGCCCGCATCAGCAGCAGCTGCCGCAGTCGGGCTCGCCGACGTCGACTACCACCACGACCACGTCCTCGTCGCGGCTCACGCCGGAGCTCTCGCTCGACGGACCCGTGTCCCCGCTGTTCGCCGGGTTGGACGAGGACCCAACGCCCAAGGAGAATGTCACCGTCACTGTCCGCTTCCGCCCGCTCAG CCCGCGGGAGATTCGGCAGGGGGAGGAGGTCGCGTGGTATGCGGATGGTGACACGGTTGTTCGGAGTGAGCAGAACCCCAGCGTCGCCTACGCTTACG ATCGGGTTTTTGCACCAACTACTACGACCCGTCATGTATATGATGTTGCAGCTCAACATGTTGTTAGCGGTGCCATGGAGGGAGTAAATG GTACAATATTTGCATATGGTGTTACAAGCAGTGGGAAGACACACACGATGCAT GGAGACCAAAGATCCCCAGGGATTATACCTTTGGCTGTCAAAGATGCATTTAGCATTATACAAGAG ACACCAAATCGCGAGTTTCTCTTTCGCGTGTCATACTTGGAAATTTATAATGAG GTTGTCAATGATCTACTAAATCCTGCTGGTCAGAATTTGCGAATTAGAGGGGATCCTCAG GGAACATTTGTTGAAGGTATCAAGGAGGAAGTAGTATTATCTCCTGCACATGCCCTGTCCCTTATTGCAGCTGGAGAAG AGCATAGGCATGTTGGATCCACCAACTTCAATGTACTCAGTAGCAGAAGTCATACTATTTTTACTTTG ACTATAGAGAGCAGCCCTTGTGGTGAGTCTAATGAAGGGGAAGCTGTCACTTTCTCACAGCTG AACCTCATCGATCTGGCAGGTTCAGAGAGCTCAAGGGCAGAAACAGCTGGAGTACGGCGGAAAGAAGGATCTTATATCAACAAAAGCTTGCTAACTCTTGGAACG GTGATATCAAAACTGACTGATGGAAAGGCTACACATATTCCATTTCGAGATTCAAAATTAACACGACTACTTCAGTCATCCCTCAGTGGTCAAGGACGTGTTTCA CTGATTTGCACAGTGACACCAGCATCAAGTAATTCTGAAGAGACCCATAATACACTAAAATTTGCCCACCGTGCGAAGCGCATTGAGATCCAAGCATCTCAAAACAAA ATTATAGATGAAAAATCTTTAATAAAGAAGTACCAAACTGAGATTCGGAGATTGAAGGAAGAGCTAGAGCAGCTGAAAATGGGTATTATTACCGGCACGCCGTCGAAAGATACCGAGGAAGATAATATCATCCTTTGGAAGCAAAAG CTAGAAGATGGTAATGTCAAGCTGCAGTCTCAGCTGGAACAAGAGGAGGAAGCTAAAGCTGCTTTGCTTGCAAGGATCCAGCGTTTAACAAAACTTATACTGGTTTCTACTAAGGCGACTCCGACTTCCCGATTTTCTCCACATCCTGGACCAAGACGAAGACATTCTTTTGGGGAAGAGGAG CTGGCATACCTTCCATATAGAAGACGAGATATAATGATGGACAATGAAAGCAATGAATTACTTCTTCCTGTTGAAGGGTTTGGTGTATCACTTGAAGATTCTTCGAAGGAAGAAAAAAAGAATAGGAAAGGACTTCTTAACTGGTTCAAACTCCGG AAACGTGATGGAGCTTCTATTCTGACAAGTTCAGAAGGTGATAAGTCCAGTTTGACTAAATCAACCGCTCCTTCAACACCTATTGGGGAAAGCGTCAATTTTCCTGCTGAACCAAGAATATCAAATTCATTAGCTGGTGAGAATGTATCAGCTGATCTGTTTAGCATTGGTCATGGGGAATTTCCTTCTGGCAGCATTCATGGCGAAGAAACTcctttg GCCAGTGGAAAAACAATGGACCATGTTGATTTGTTGAGAGAGCAGTTGAAAATTTTGTCAGGGGAGGTTGCATTTAATACAAGTGCTCTTAAACGCCTTACAGAGGAAGCTGGAAGAAGCCCAAAGAACAAGAAGATTCAG ATGGAAATGAAGAAGAAGACCGATGAAATTAAGGGGAAGCAGCAGCAGATAGCATCTTTGGAGAGAGAGATAGCTCATGCAACATTAGGAACTCAAGGAAAGGTTGACATGTTAGAGCTTTCACCG TCTTATCATGAACTACTTGAGCAGCTCAATGAGAAATCTTTCGAACTTGAG GTGAAGGCTGCAGATAATAGAGTGATACAAGATCAGCTGAATGAGAAG ATAGGCGAATGCATGGAATTACAAGCTGAAGTTACTCATCTCAAAGAACAGCTGTCCCAAGCTCTTGAAGCTAAAGATCTGTTGTCGAATAGCATGATACACAATAGTAGAGTTAACCATGAAGTTGAACACCATGCTGATCAAGATGTTCCAAGAGAGATCTCTTCTGAACCACAGCAAAAACAGCAGCAG TCAGTTGAAATCAATGAGCTGAAGCAAAAGGTGTCTGAACTCATTGAAATCAAAGCTCAACTTGAGGATCGCAATCAAAAGCTACTGGAGGAAAGTACATATGCAAAAGGCTTGGCTTCAGCTGCTGGTGTTGAATTGAAAGCATTGTCAGAAGAAGTGACCAAACTGATGAACCAAAATGAGAAGCTTGCGACCGAGTTGTCATCGCTGAGAAGTCCGACTCCAGCTCCACGCAGAGTTAGCAATGGACCAAGAGGTGCTAGGAGGGAAAGCATGAGCAGGCGACACGAGCCAGCTAGCAGAAGAGACACGAATGCAAGCCATGAAAGGGAAAAGGCTCTAGAGACCATGCTTATGGAGAAAGAGCAAAAAGAAGTAGAGCTCCAAAGGAAGGTCGAGGAGTCAAAGCAGAAGGAAGCCTTCCTGGAAAGTGAGCTCGCCAACATGTGGGTTCTAGTAGCAAAACTGAAGAAGCCCCAGGGTTATGGCCATGAGGATCCGGAGGCCAAACATGATGGCTCGTGA
- the LOC136474998 gene encoding uncharacterized protein translates to MASGGSYDDQRAGYGGSATPFHLLVFLGTVALLGATSLYSRYESAVESLVEQVRFAVVLSPLLLLLAVQYWAATAGSRRPRGGALSSLLVGDQPSLYAGGGWGGQHHQRDGAGAASSSPWGVALALALVLLLVSYHSCFQDLWFPLVKRR, encoded by the coding sequence ATGGCGAGCGGCGGCTCCTACGACGACCAGAGAGCGGGCTACGGCGGCTCGGCGACGCCGTTCCACCTCCTCGTGTTCCTGGGCACCGTCGCGCTGCTGGGCGCCACGTCGCTCTACTCGCGCTACGAGTCCGCGGTGGAGAGCCTGGTGGAGCAGGTGCGGTTCGCCGTCGTGCTGTCCccgctgctgctcctgctcgcggTCCAGTACTGGGCGGCCACGGCCGGGTCGCGGCGGCCGCGGGGCGGCGCCCTATCGTCGCTGCTGGTCGGGGACCAGCCCTCCTTGTACGCCGGCGGCGGATGGGGCGGCCAGCACCACCAGCGGGACGGCGCGGGGgcggcgtcgtcgtcgccgtggGGCGTGGCGCTCGCGCTCGCCCTCGTGCTGCTCCTCGTCTCCTACCACTCCTGCTTCCAGGACCTGTGGTTCCCGCTGGTCAAACGCCGGTGA
- the LOC136474997 gene encoding replication factor C subunit 3-like — translation MAGTAAAAPMDIDAAAPPPPPPGAAAKGKAPLSAGGRAAPWVEKYRPQSLADVAAHRDIVDTIDRLTNENRLPHLLLYGPPGTGKTSTILAVARKLYGSQYSNMILELNASDERGIGVVRQQIQDFAGARSLSFGARPSVKLVLLDEADAMTKDAQFALRRVIEKYTRSTRFALICNHVNKIIPALQSRCTRFRFAPLDGSHVRERLQHIIKSEGLSVDEGGLTALVRLSNGDMRKALNILQATHMASQHMTEEAVYLCTGNPMPEDIERIAFWLLNEPFSTSFKYISDMKMRKGLALVDIIREVTMFVFKIQMPSDVRVKLINDLADIELPEVVILVHTKV, via the exons ATGGCgggaaccgccgccgccgctcccatggacatcgacgccgccgcgccgcctcccCCGCCGCCTGGTGCGGCGGCCAAGGGCAAGGCCCCGCTCTCCGCCGGCGGCAGGGCTGCGCCCTGGGTCGAGAAGTACCGGCCCCAGTCCCTCGCCGACGTCGCCGCCCACCGCGACATCGTCGACACCA TTGACAGGCTTACAAACGAGAATAGACTTCCACACTTGTTGCTATACGGGCCACCTGGCACTGGGAAAACATCGACGATTCTGGCTGTTGCGAGGAAGCTATATGGGTCTCAGTATAGCAACATGATCCTGGAGCTCAATGCATCAGATGAACGTGGTATTGGTGTTGTCAGGCAGCAGATCCAGGATTTTGCTGGCGCACGCAGCCTCTCTTTTGG AGCAAGGCCTTCTGTTAAGTTGGTCCTCTTGGATGAAGCAGACGCAATGACAAAAGATGCACAATTTGCATTGCGAAGAG TCATTGAGAAGTATACAAGGAGCACAAGGTTTGCACTCATTTGCAACCATGTCAACAAAATTATCCCTGCACTACAATCAAGGTGCACCAGGTTTAGATTTGCTCCGCTAGATGGCAGTCATGTTAGAGAGCGTCTTCAACATATAATAAAATCTGAGGG GCTCAGTGTAGATGAGGGTGGCTTGACAGCCCTAGTGCGGTTAAGCAATGGTGATATGAGGAAGGCTTTGAATATATTGCAG GCAACACACATGGCATCCCAACATATGACAGAAGAAGCTGTCTATCTTTGCACAGGAAACCCCATGCCAGAAGATATTGAGCGGATAGCATTTTGGCTATTAAATGAACCGTTTTCAACCAGCTTCAAAT ATATATCTGACATGAAGATGAGAAAAGGATTGGCCTTGGTTGATATCATACGGGAGGTTACTAT GTTTGTGTTCAAAATACAAATGCCATCTGATGTTCGTGTAAAGCTAATCAATGACTTGGCTGATATTGA ATTGCCAGAAGTAGTCATTTTAGTTCACACAAAAGTATAG